ATAGACATTTAATATCTCCATAAACAACTCGAGATTTCAGCAATCTTTCTTGATTTACTATACGATTCGTTAGTTTAAATATATTTCATTCTGTTATATTTTAACATAAATAGACAAATATGTTTGAGCATCAGGGCATGTATGCTGATTAAAGAAGATAGATTGAGGACTTAATGAAGGAATATTAGACCTTTGAATGAAGCGGCAACTCCCATAAAACGGTAATATGAATACAATATTTGAAACTAGGGGTGTCACTATGATAAAAGGTTTATATGAAGCACATTTACCAGTAAGTAACTTAAAAAACTCCATTTTATTTTACCGAAATTTAGGATTAGAGTTAGCTTACAAACAAGATAATTTAGCTTTTTTTTGGATTGTAAAAGATGAAAGCTGGCTTGGTTTATGGGAAAGCGAAAAAGTTGAGCTAGCCTATCATCCTTCTATACGTCATATCGCATTTCGAGTAGAGAAAGAGGATATCATCTCATCTAAAAAATGGCTGAATGAAAGAGGAATCGCTATTCGTACTTCATTTGGCTTTAATGAAGATCGTCAACCACTAGTATTACCTAATCATCCACATGCACATGCTGCAATATACTTTGATGACCCAGATGGTAATTCAATTGAATTAATCGCTCCCATCCGAATAGATTTCCAAGAAGATTTTAAGATGATGACTTTAGAAGATTGGCTGAAAAGAGAAGAGTAACAACAGATATTTTCTATCAACTTAAATGTGAGCTAATTATGGCCTTTACTGGAAAATGCACCTTCCTTTTTAAAGGAAAGTGCACGATTATGTATTACCCTTTTTATTTACTTGTAATGCCATTCCAAAATCTCAATCTCCCTGCAAAGTATCAATTTCTAAGTTGTGCTAATATGAAAATACCGAAAAATAGTGTTAAACCAATAATACTGGTTACTGATGCAATTTTTATGTACCGAATAGCGCCGTCCGATATTTCAGGTTCCTCTTTGTACATCCACCCTTTTCCAACTAGTAAGCTTTCTTCAGGGTAGAAATAACTCCAAATTAATACCCCATATAGTGGAATAGTTAAGATAAC
This window of the Solibacillus isronensis genome carries:
- a CDS encoding VOC family protein translates to MIKGLYEAHLPVSNLKNSILFYRNLGLELAYKQDNLAFFWIVKDESWLGLWESEKVELAYHPSIRHIAFRVEKEDIISSKKWLNERGIAIRTSFGFNEDRQPLVLPNHPHAHAAIYFDDPDGNSIELIAPIRIDFQEDFKMMTLEDWLKREE